From Drosophila bipectinata strain 14024-0381.07 unplaced genomic scaffold, DbipHiC1v2 scaffold_152, whole genome shotgun sequence:
TTGTTCGTCTTTCAATGTAAAGATAATATCCACTTCCAAGTCCTCCATCTGGGATTTTCCCGAATCCTCTGGTCCGTCACCCGACCACTCCTCCTGCAAAGATTCAACATAGTCGGCAAAGTCAGTAGCCGTGAACTGATGCGTGTGGGGGAATCTGGACTTCTCGTGGCGAACATGGTAGGAGCACTTGGGGTGGTACTGCCACTTTCGCGGGTACACCAACTGGACAAACTTGCGTCTGCACATTTCCATAAACTTCTTGATATCGTGCTGGCAACGGGAACCCATAAAAGTCACGGCGTCCGATATGCGATCCATTGTTTTCGGATCCTTGTTGAAAGCCAAAAGCACCGGATCTTTCCGACAGAGCTCCTTCTGGTCAGGGTGCACGGTGGAGTTGCGCAAGCTGACCAGGAACTTCATTGGCATATAAGGGAAGCGGACGCAGTCCATCAAGCGTTGCAAATGTGGCAAGCGCTCAGATACCAATTCTGGGCGATGACCTACCCATCGCAGaacagcaaaaaaaacttCCATCTCCGAGTTGACGCCCAGGGAGTCCAGCAACAATAGTTGCTCCAGCACCCCCACCTCTAGGTCAATGAAGTCCTCACTGCCCACCAGTGGTAGGAAGTAATTGCGCACCCTTCCAAGCATAGTTTCACGTAGTATTCCAAGCTCAGGTAGGTTCTGGGCCTGCAGGTAGCACCGGAAGGCTACTTTCTCCTGCACCGATTCGTGGCACATTCGAGCCCAAAGTGCATCATATAAAATCTCGACCTTAAGGTGTTTGGCGGCCTGGAGAGTCGGCACCACATTCTTCAATTCCGGGACTTCCGTGGTACGCATCCATTTGTAAAGCATCTCGAAACCAAGGGCTGGcacatttttttcttcaaatgtaAACTCCTGGAGACGCCAGTCGCGTGTGGCGAACCACACGGAGTAGCACTTGAGCAGACCGGGAATGCAGTCGAAGTGAGTGTGCTCGCCTATCCATACACAGGTGGTGGCACATAAGTTTTTGGCCAACCTCTCCTCAGCTAGAGATAGCAGTGATGGCTTCGGCGGCTTGTCGCTCACAGTCTTTGGACATTGATTCATTTTCAGGATAGAGAAAAACGATCGCAATGGAATTTCAGTGTTTTTTTTGGACATTTTCTTCCAGTCTGTGTATTCTTCGTCCGAAAAAGTCTTCCACTTGAAACATGCCAATTCACAGGATTCTATAATGGCCTCTGATGCGGGCCAGGAGGAGGGGGAGCCGGACGGGCCATCCTCCTGAGATCCAAGCTCACCCGTAATGGTCTGTGTCGCGTCAAAACAGTAGTTCGATTCATTGCTCATGACTTTGACCTTTGCTTTAGTTTCCTCCAGATGGGGGCGCCGTCGCCAATCATTTCGGTTTCGGAAATTTCCTCAGACATATTTTTGTAGATGGGAGCCAAAGTGGTGTCGGAGCTCCCTAGATCAGTTACCTTTACAATGTCAGACATAATATTGAATATAATGTTATCCCTGCTCGATTCACAGACTACTTGTTGGATTCTCCCAGCCTACTGGAAGTTAATCCTTTgaagaaatatttaagattatgTTCAAGATGCAAGTTTCGACATTAATatccttttttaattttaaattttattcaaattagttgtttagaattaaaaaaaaagaaaccatttAATCTACAAAATACATCCTACAGCTTGGGCCGGGCTAGACGACGTCGCTGGGAGGCCAGAGGAGTGGATTCCTCGCGCAGTTCCGCCAACAAGGCGTCTCGCCAGGGTCGGAGCATTAGCTTCTTCGTAGCCAACAGCGATGAGGGCGGCAGATGCGAATACTGTTCTATGCGGTTCCAAAACTCCTGGGGATCCTTAACAACGCCAGCCACCAGGCCACTATTCCGAGCACTTCCAGCATCCGCTTGCTCGCCCAAGAGCAGCAGCCCCCGGATGTGTGGAAGCGTCCAGTTAGGACCAACTGCCGCACAGGAGTCGAGGTGTGAGAAGGCGGGATGGAAGGTGGCTGATTCGGTGGCATAGACCAGGTCGCACAGACTGGAAACGCTAAAGCCCAGTCCCAGGCATCGAACATCCACAAAGGCCACCAAAAGTTTTCTATAGCCCAGAAGCTTCTTGGCCAGCGAGCGCATCACAAAGTTTGCCGCCTTCTCGTGTATGTACTGTTCCTCCACCGGATCCGGATGATCTATAGCTTCAGAGGCCCGCTGCCGGGTTCTTTTCACCAGCCCCTGCTTCAGTTCCAGGGGATAGGAGTCGCCGCCGCAATCAATGGAAAAGTTTCCACACAGAACCACTATCCGGATATCTTCATCTTTAGTGGCGAGATCCAGTGCTCTCATTAGCTCGTAAACGGTGCGTCGCTGCCAAGTGGGTCCGAACTGAATGCGTAGCACTCCGGGAGAGATGCGACCCACCGAAAGCTGCCCGAAGTGCTGGAAGTCTGCGCCCGCGGCCATCGTCGTTCGGCGACGTTCAGATAGAGACTGCCTCTTGCTAATTCCAGCAGAAGACAAGACCTGCCGAGAGATATGTTTATCAAGCGATCAAAGTACAAAAACGCACTGCACCCTCTCACTCCTCCGGGCTGGAGTGGACTAGTTCTCCCCCTACTCCCATGCATGTGATCATATGCTGTGTGTATGCGATATGCAAACGAGCGAAGCCTCCTCCTTGACTCCCAAACGCGATTAAGTGGCTGTGGGAGGTTATCGACTTATGGGGGCAATTACGCACTCcgatctttcttttttttcgcgaGATAACGCTCTGGCATTTGTTTTAATAGCTAGGAAAGTCTAATGCTAAAAATATACAGGGTGCAGTTTAATAAATAGTTGCACGTCCAACCAGGGATTAGTGCTCGTCCAAGTGGGAGAACTTTTTGCGCAATTTCTCGCGGCGTTCCTTCTTAACGTGGCGCCAGGGCTTTGCCATCGGGTCGGCGGCGGCCACTAAGGATCCGTCATTGCTCAAGCGGACATGTGGAAAGTTGGTACGGCCCTTGACATGGGCGTGGTTAGGCTTATCGTCGAAAAACTGCTGATCCAGAACCTTCGCCTGGCTTTTGTCAATCTAAAAACGAAAAGTGATTATTAGGAAGTAGTACTTTACAGCCTATGAGGTTTGTGATGGAATCCTTACCCTCATGGCTCTCTGTTGCTGGCTGGGAAGCTGCGACTCCTCGATCACCTTGCGCTGGCGCTCAGGGAATTTGTGATAGTCCTCCTGGACCACCGAGGGCGGTCCCAGGGAATAAAGCAGCTTGCCGTTCACATAGTCCTTGAGCACATAGCGAGCGGAACGCGCTTGATCCGGCTGACCGTTGGAAGTCATGAAGCCTCTGTTGTCTGTAAAGAAAGGGGAACGCTTATATGAATGTACAAAGGACATACAAAAAACACTCACATCCGTAGGCCAAAAGCAACTCCTCCGAATATGGCGGACGATTGGGATCCTCTCCCTCCAGGGGCTTCGCTATCACGATGCCGTACTTATCTTCGAGAACATGGCGCGGAATGCGTTCACACAAGAGATTAACAGCCGGGACGTGGTCACGCATCTGATCGATAGGCAGGATGCCATTGAGCAACATGTCGGCCGTGGTAAGCACAACACTGGGCTTAACCCAGCCGGGCAGTCGCACAGCAGGATGTCCTTGTCCAGGAAAAGTGTCTGGAAGCGTTTTGTCTTTCCCGGAGTGGCCGAAACAGAGACCTTCTTGACCGTCATCAGGGAGTTGATTGTGCTGCTCTTTCCCACATTCGGATAGCCCACCATTCCGATAGTCACGTGCTGCTCTGTGTGCCTCGGCCCAGAGTAAATGTGACGCAGGAACTCTATCAGCTCCAGGCGGGATAGTACTCGCGAGCTGTTCTTATCGGTGGGAAGGCAAGGTAGCTTCTCCTTACAGTCCATAATCTTCAGCTTCTGCTCGATGGCTTCTAATGTTCCCTGCCACTTGTCCAGAGACTTCTGAATCTCTTCGGCCGCCGTACGCAGCTCCTGTACCTCCGCTACGTTTTCCTGCCGAGCTGCCTCTGCCTCGCGTTTCAATTCCTCCTCTACCTGAGTAGCAGAATAGAACGCTGTGCGGATGCCTTCGCCGTCGAAATATTCCGCCCAGTGGCGACGCTGCTCAGCCGTCAGAAGGTCTGACTTGTTGACCAGGATCATATTCATCTTGTTAGGATTCACTTCCTTAACATAACGCTCCAGATCGACGCTGCGGAAGAGCAACGGGTTGCGGGCATCGACAATTTGAATCACCACATCGGAACGCTCAACGACACGCCACAACTGCCGCCAGAACTCAAGGTTCTTCTCGTAGGGCGTCATGATGATCTCCTCGTCCTCCTGAAGCAGAGCAAGATCTCGACGCCAGTCGAGAAAGGCTTCATTTTCCGCCCGTTCTAGCTCCTCTGGTCTGGTGTTCTTATCCCATTTGGGGCGTCGCGGAATCTTCAGCTGGTCACGGTGTTCATGGTGCTTCTGGTGCATCTTCTGCTCCTGTGTCTTGCTAAGCAGTCCCACTCGTTGTTTCGGGTTCACGAAGGTGATGTTCAATTTCTCCGCTTGGAACTCTGTACCGGCCAGCTCAGCCGTGCGCAGGAAAGCCTGGAAGGACGACTCCTCCGTCACCGACGATAGATTAAGGCGGCCCCAGTCGTAGCCGTCCTGCAGTTCCGTGGTGTGAAGCTACGGGAATTgaaacattttgtttattattttggatttctatGTGTTTCTACGCACTACGCACCATTGTGTCGTTGTCCACCTTCCTGCGTGGCGTGTGGCCAAACCGATCCTTGATCAGCTGGCGTCCCAGATTGGGCGTGGCGCCCTTGTTTTTCTTACCCATTCTAAAAAAGGTAACTACCGTCTAAGTAAAATAAttctttcaaaataaaaacacgtGCAATTCTTTGCCTTTCCCAAGTTTAGTGATGGGAAAGAGCTGCCACCTGGTTGGACAATTCGATGGTGGAGCCAGACGTTGGGGTTGTATATTGTGCCAGACAGTTAGAATGGATGGCGCgtaaatttgaaaaacttgTATAGAAAAGTGTATAAAAGgcaaaatgtataaaaaagaaCGTTGAATAAAgattattgatttattttttggtacaTAATCGCAGGTTGTTTGGAATATTTGTTGCAGTTTTGATAAACGTGAACTTACAACTAGGATTCGAGTAATCTTAGCAGGATGGAGAAGATAGTCTCCATAGCTATCGGATTCTTAGTACAATATTTGATAACACAGCGAGAATTCAGTACAAATCATCATCCTCCTCATAGTCAATCTCGCTGCCATCATCCAAACAATAGGCCAAACATAGGAGCCAACGATTTCTGAGCAGGCTCCTAGCTAGCGCCCTGCAAAGGTGTTGAAGGTACTCGACTGCGGAAACCCGAGAATCTCCCGCTCTTCGTAGATACGGTACGTGAATGTGCTCTCATATGTGCCCACAAAGTACCGGGCATATGCACACACTAGCTGGTCCACCACGGCCACACCTCCGTCCTTCAACTCCCGCCGCTGGGCATCTGATTCCGGCGTAAAATGGACGAAACGGAAACGGTAGAACAGTTCCTTCAGCTCCATCAGCTCATATGGAGTAGCATCGGTGGCCATGAACACGGTGGTGAGGTTAAAGCCCCTCATTAGTTGCTTTGCCTGTTGGGCAGCCGATTTTAGTGTGGGAGTGGTCCCTTCTCGGGACCGCACAAAATCGCCGCGTCTCAGATGGGCGCAAAGGTAGTCCCCGCCACGGGCATTTCGCTTTGGGCGTTCCAGCTCCCACATGGCCGGTCGCTGCACTCCGGTATCCTCATCCTTAGTGGTTAGAGTCTGTTTCGTGGATTCGGCACCAGCAGTGCTGATGCGCCGGTAAAACCGCAGTGAACGACGAGCCAGCCTGAAGTGTGCGTCGCCCCAGTGGTCGTGGCGCACTGTCGCGGCCGCGAGCACAGCATAGGTACGCATGTCGTCCGATCGTCGTCGGTCCGCGTCATCGGGTCCGCTTGTGTCCTCAGCAATAGCCTCACGGAGCAGTTTCTCTAACAGCCCGGCGCTGCCCTGGAAGCGGACGCAATGGAAACGCTCTACCCGCAACTCCGGTTGCTGGAGAATGGGTCCGCCGGAAAGGGATCTCTCGTTGCATGGCGCATCCGTAATACGTTCAAACTTGTCCCTAAATATTCCTTGCTCAAGCATATGGTCGAAATGCTGCAGGCGGAATGC
This genomic window contains:
- the LOC108122709 gene encoding kelch-like protein diablo — its product is MSNESNYCFDATQTITGELGSQEDGPSGSPSSWPASEAIIESCELACFKWKTFSDEEYTDWKKMSKKNTEIPLRSFFSILKMNQCPKTVSDKPPKPSLLSLAEERLAKNLCATTCVWIGEHTHFDCIPGLLKCYSVWFATRDWRLQEFTFEEKNVPALGFEMLYKWMRTTEVPELKNVVPTLQAAKHLKVEILYDALWARMCHESVQEKVAFRCYLQAQNLPELGILRETMLGRVRNYFLPLVGSEDFIDLEVGVLEQLLLLDSLGVNSEMEVFFAVLRWVGHRPELVSERLPHLQRLMDCVRFPYMPMKFLVSLRNSTVHPDQKELCRKDPVLLAFNKDPKTMDRISDAVTFMGSRCQHDIKKFMEMCRRKFVQLVYPRKWQYHPKCSYHVRHEKSRFPHTHQFTATDFADYVESLQEEWSGDGPEDSGKSQMEDLEVDIIFTLKDEQRGGTSVV
- the LOC138927051 gene encoding enoyl-CoA delta isomerase 2-like — protein: MAAGADFQHFGQLSVGRISPGVLRIQFGPTWQRRTVYELMRALDLATKDEDIRIVVLCGNFSIDCGGDSYPLELKQGLVKRTRQRASEAIDHPDPVEEQYIHEKAANFVMRSLAKKLLGYRKLLVAFVDVRCLGLGFSVSSLCDLVYATESATFHPAFSHLDSCAAVGPNWTLPHIRGLLLLGEQADAGSARNSGLVAGVVKDPQEFWNRIEQYSHLPPSSLLATKKLMLRPWRDALLAELREESTPLASQRRRLARPKL
- the LOC138927052 gene encoding GDP-fucose protein O-fucosyltransferase 2-like, which translates into the protein RWPGTVSLAFLLLLLILFQLTAAYRNKSTVLTRKIHRRRDATCSRHLIQELLPLPDTCPPAVLRLRGVVYILYDVNLSEGFNLRRDVYIRMAVFVRRLRHKERFRNVRLVLPPWPRLYHWNSQGLRQSNLPWSHFFDVESLRRYAPVLDYEEFLAEQRLFGSPGAPLVHVAHAFRLQHFDHMLEQGIFRDKFERITDAPCNERSLSGGPILQQPELRVERFHCVRFQGSAGLLEKLLREAIAEDTSGPDDADRRRSDDMRTYAVLAAATVRHDHWGDAHFRLARRSLRFYRRISTAGAESTKQTLTTKDEDTGVQRPAMWELERPKRNARGGDYLCAHLRRGDFVRSREGTTPTLKSAAQQAKQLMRGFNLTTVFMATDATPYELMELKELFYRFRFVHFTPESDAQRRELKDGGVAVVDQLVCAYARYFVGTYESTFTYRIYEEREILGFPQSSTFNTFAGR